The genomic DNA ATCAATGTGATCGTCTCGAGCGGGACCGATGCGCATGTCACGCAGGCAGCGGACGCCATCAGCCAAGGCGACGCGACCGGCCTCATTGCTGCGCTGGCGCCACGGCTCTCCCCCGCCGAGCGCGCAAGGCATGCCGAAACTGCGCTGCACAGTCACGGCATCAGCTTTGAACTGGCGCAACAGGTCGCAGGTCCGGCGGCACGCCTGGATGATCCGCTCTCCGCACCAGCGGGCAAGACGCTGCTTGCCGCGCTTCAGCGCGACGATGCGAAGCCCTCCGACCAATTCGCAGAGCTCCACGCTCTGGGCCTGATCGCCTCGCGCGATGGCGCGCAACGATCATTGCAACGACTGACCGGCGCAGGCCTGCTGCAGGGCGACCCGCGTCTCGACATGCTGCGGCTCAACGCCGCGTTGGACGACAACGGAGCGAATCCATGAGCGAGAAACTGCGCTTGCCGGCCGAGGACAGCTACGCCGCGGAGCTGAAGGCGCTGGCCGCGGGCGACGGACATCGGCCGCCAGGCTGGACGCTCTCGCCGCGGCAGGTCGTGACCTATCTCATGGGCGGCAAGGCGGCCGACGGAACCGTGATCACGCCGAAATATGTCGGCGACAAGCGGCTGATCGAGACCGCCGTTGCGACGCTCGCGACCGATCGCGCGCTGTTGCTGCTGGGCGTGCCCGGCACGGCCAAGTCCTGGGTGTCCGAGCATCTCGCCGCCGGCATCACCGGCAATTCGACGCTGGTGATCCAGTGCACGGCGGGCACCGACGAGAACCAGATCCGTTACGGCTGGAACTATGCCCAATTGCTCGCGCACGGGCCGAGCCGCGAGGCGCTGGTGCCGACCCCGCTGATGCGTGCGATGGAGAGCGGCAAGCTCTGTCGTTTCGAGGAGCTGACGCGAATGGGCAGCGACGTGCAGGACACGCTGATCACCGTGCTGTCCGAAAAGATGATGCCGATCCCCGAGCTCAACACCGCCATCTATGCCCAGCGCGGCTTCAACATCATCGCGACCGCCAACAACCGCGACAAGGGCGTCAACGAACTGTCCTCCGCGCTCAAGCGCCGCTTCAACGTCGTCGTGCTGCCCCTGCCCGACAGCGCCGAGGAGGAAGTCGCGATCATCGTCAAGCGCGTCGGCGAGATGGCGCATAACCTCGATCTGCCGGCGCCGAAGAACGTCGCCGACGAGGTGGCACGGGTCGTCTCGATCTTCCGCGAGCTGCGCTCGGGCTCGACGGAGGACGGCAAGGTCGCGCTGAAATCGCCCTCGGGCGGACTGTCGACGGCCGAGGCGATCGCGGTGATGATCGGCGGGATCAGCCAGGCGACCTTCTTCAACGACGGCAAGCTGACGCCGGAAACGCTCGCCAGCAACATGATCGGCGCGGTCGTGAAGGATCCGGTGCAGGACACCGCCGTGCTCGGCGAATATCTCGAGACCGTGCTGAAAAAGCGGCGCGGGTTCGAGGGCTACTACGCTTCGCTGACCGATCTGATCTGACGGCACGGCGCGCGATGGCAGGCGAAGTCTCCCTCTTCGGCATCCGGCATCACGGCCCCGGCTCGGCACGGCGGCTCGTGGAAGCGCTCGATGCGCTGAGGCCGGTGGCGGTGCTGATCGAGGGCCCGGCGGATGCCTCCGAGCTGCTGCCGATGCTCGCCGATCCCGACATGGTGACGCCGGTGGCCCTGCTCACCTACGCCGAAGACAATCCGGCTAACGCCAGCTTCTTTCCCTTTGCCGACTATTCGCCGGAATACCAGGCCGCGCGTTGGGCGGTGCGTCACGGCGCGGTCCTGCGGTTCATCGATCTGCCGGCATCGGATCGGCTGGGTGCGACCGCCGGCGACATCGCGGAGGAGATCGCGGCAAGGGCCGAGGCCGACCCGGTCAGCCGCGATCCGATCGGCGCGCTCGCGAGCGCCGCCGGCTATGACGACGGCGAGTCCTGGTGGTCCGACGTCATCGAGGAAAATCCCGCGGCAGGACCGATCTTCGCGGCCGTCGCCGACGCGATGACGGCGCTGCGCGCGGACGAGAAATCGCTGCCGGCCCGCGAGGCCGCGCGCGAGGCGCATATGCGCATCGAGATCGCGAAGGCCGCAAAGGACCATGACGGCGCCATCGCAGTCGTCTGCGGCGCCTGGCACGTGCCGGCGCTCGCCGAGCGCCGCAGCCTTGCTGCAGATCGCGAATTGCTGAAGGGTCGGCCGAAAACCAAGATCAAGGCGACCTGGGCGCCCTGGACCGCGCCGCGCCTGGCGCGCGAGAGCGGCTATGGCGCGGGCGTGGTGGCACCGGGGTGGTGCGCTCACGTCTGGGACACACGCGAGCGCGATCGCTCCGCCGAGTGGCTCACCAAGGTGACGCGCGTGCTGCGCGATCGCGGCCACTTCGTCTCGACCGCCTCGGTCATCGAAGCACAGCGTCTGGGCACTGCGCTCGCCGCGCTGCGCGGCCGCCCTGGACCGGGTTTCGCGGAGCTGCGCGAGGCGGCGATCGCCTGCCTCTGCAATGGCGAGCGCGCGATGTGGGACGACATTTCCGCCGAGCTCCTGATCGGCGCCGGCGTCGGCGCGATCCCGGCGGCAACCCCGCTCGCGCCCCTGCTCGAAGATCTTCAGCGCCAGCAGAAGGCGACGCGACTGAAGCCGGAGGCGCTGGAGCGGCCGCTGACGCTCGATCTGCGCAGCGACAGCGGCTTGATGCGCTCGACGCTGCTGCACCGGCTGAACGCGCTCGATGTGCCCTGGGGACGGTTGACGGACGCAGGCCGCAGCCGCGGTACATTCCGCGAGAACTGGCAGTTGCGCTGGGAGCCCGAATTCGCGGTCACACTCGTGGAAAATCTGCTCTACGGCTCGACCATCGCGGAAGCCGCCGGCGGACGACTGAGCGAAGCGATGGGCAAGGAAGCCGAGCTTGGCCCGCTGGCAAAGCTGGTGCGCAACGCCATGATCGCCGACCTGCCGCGCGCCACTGAATTCGGCATCGCCGCACTGGAGACCAAGGCGGCGCTCACGAGCGACGGACAATCGCTGCTGGACGCGCTGCCGCCGATGGCCGACATCCTGCGCTACGGCGAGGCGCGTGCCGGAACGGTCGAGCATCTGGCGGCGCTGATGCCGCGCATTGTGGTGCAGGCCGCGCTCGCTCTGCCCTATGCAGCGCGCAATCTGGACACGGCTGCGGCGACCAGGCTGCGCGGCGCGCTGCTCGCCGCCGACGCCGCGATCCAGCTCGCCCAGATCGAGACAAGCGTGGTGGCCGGCTGGCGCGATGCGCTGGCCGCGCTGCTCAACGACAACCAGGCCACCCGGCTGATCGCCGGCACGGCGGCGCGGCTGCTCTACGAGGCCGAGCTTTTGACCGCCGATCACGCGGCGGACCTGCTGACGCGGATGCTCTCGCCCGGCACGCCGGTCGCGGAAGCCGCCGGCTTCTTCGAGGGTTTTTTCGAAGGCGCCGGCCAGCGGCTGATCCACGACGCGACGCTTCGTGGCGCGGTCGATGCCTGGTTGATGACGCTGGACGAGGAGGCCTTCACTGCGAGCCTGCCGCTGTTCCGCCGCGTGTTCTCGGCGCTGGACCGTAGCGAGCGCAGGCGATTGATGGACGCGCTGTTCGCGCGCCGCGCCGATGCCGCCAGGGGGTATCGGCTGCTCGCCGGTGCAAACGAGATCTGGCCCGCACATCAGGCGCGCGTGCTCGAACTCCTCACACAGAGAGCTGCCCGATGAGCGAGGCCGATGAGCGCAGCCGCCGCTGGACACTGGCCCTCGGCGTCGACACCGAGGGCGCCGAGAACGGCCCTGCTCTGTCCGCAAGTGATCGCCGCATGTCGGAAGCGCTGACGGCGCTCTACGGCGACGGCGACGAGGCGCCGAAAAAGGGGCGCGGCGGCCTCGGAGGCTCGGCACCACGCGTCGCCAAATGGCTCGGCGACATCAGGGAGTTCTTCCCCGCCCCTGTGGTGCAGGTGATCCAGAAAGATGCCTTCGAGCGCAAGGGTCTGCGCCAGATGCTGCTCGAGCCTGAATTCCTTGCTACCGTCGAAGCGGATGTGAGCCTGATCGCCGATCTGGTCGCGCTGCGGGGCGTGATGCCGGAGAAGACCAAGGACACCGCCCGTGTCGTGATCGCCAAGGTGGTGGCCGAGCTGATGGAGCGGCTCGAGCGGCGCACCGCGGACGCGGTCCGCGGCGCCTTGAACCGATCGCTTCGTACCAATCGCCCGCGCTTTGCCGACATCGATTGGCCGCGCACCATCAAGGCCAATCTGCGCCATTACCAGGCCGAGCACCGGACCGTGGTGCCCGAACGCCTCATCGGCTTCCTACGCCAGCAGCGTCGTATCGTCGATCTCGACGAGGTGATCCTGTGCGTCGACCAGTCGGGATCGATGGCAACCTCGGTGGTCTATGCCTCAATCTTCGCGGCGGTGATGGCGTCGCTTCCGGTGGTCGCGACCAAGCTCGTCTGTTTCGACACCGCCATCGTCGACCTGACCGAAGAACTTGCCGATCCCGTCGAGGTGCTGTTCGGCGTCCAGCTCGGCGGCGGCACCGACATCAACCGCGCCGTCGCCTATTGCGA from Bradyrhizobium sp. CCBAU 53351 includes the following:
- a CDS encoding AAA family ATPase, which gives rise to MSEKLRLPAEDSYAAELKALAAGDGHRPPGWTLSPRQVVTYLMGGKAADGTVITPKYVGDKRLIETAVATLATDRALLLLGVPGTAKSWVSEHLAAGITGNSTLVIQCTAGTDENQIRYGWNYAQLLAHGPSREALVPTPLMRAMESGKLCRFEELTRMGSDVQDTLITVLSEKMMPIPELNTAIYAQRGFNIIATANNRDKGVNELSSALKRRFNVVVLPLPDSAEEEVAIIVKRVGEMAHNLDLPAPKNVADEVARVVSIFRELRSGSTEDGKVALKSPSGGLSTAEAIAVMIGGISQATFFNDGKLTPETLASNMIGAVVKDPVQDTAVLGEYLETVLKKRRGFEGYYASLTDLI
- a CDS encoding DUF5682 family protein; amino-acid sequence: MAGEVSLFGIRHHGPGSARRLVEALDALRPVAVLIEGPADASELLPMLADPDMVTPVALLTYAEDNPANASFFPFADYSPEYQAARWAVRHGAVLRFIDLPASDRLGATAGDIAEEIAARAEADPVSRDPIGALASAAGYDDGESWWSDVIEENPAAGPIFAAVADAMTALRADEKSLPAREAAREAHMRIEIAKAAKDHDGAIAVVCGAWHVPALAERRSLAADRELLKGRPKTKIKATWAPWTAPRLARESGYGAGVVAPGWCAHVWDTRERDRSAEWLTKVTRVLRDRGHFVSTASVIEAQRLGTALAALRGRPGPGFAELREAAIACLCNGERAMWDDISAELLIGAGVGAIPAATPLAPLLEDLQRQQKATRLKPEALERPLTLDLRSDSGLMRSTLLHRLNALDVPWGRLTDAGRSRGTFRENWQLRWEPEFAVTLVENLLYGSTIAEAAGGRLSEAMGKEAELGPLAKLVRNAMIADLPRATEFGIAALETKAALTSDGQSLLDALPPMADILRYGEARAGTVEHLAALMPRIVVQAALALPYAARNLDTAAATRLRGALLAADAAIQLAQIETSVVAGWRDALAALLNDNQATRLIAGTAARLLYEAELLTADHAADLLTRMLSPGTPVAEAAGFFEGFFEGAGQRLIHDATLRGAVDAWLMTLDEEAFTASLPLFRRVFSALDRSERRRLMDALFARRADAARGYRLLAGANEIWPAHQARVLELLTQRAAR
- a CDS encoding VWA domain-containing protein codes for the protein MSEADERSRRWTLALGVDTEGAENGPALSASDRRMSEALTALYGDGDEAPKKGRGGLGGSAPRVAKWLGDIREFFPAPVVQVIQKDAFERKGLRQMLLEPEFLATVEADVSLIADLVALRGVMPEKTKDTARVVIAKVVAELMERLERRTADAVRGALNRSLRTNRPRFADIDWPRTIKANLRHYQAEHRTVVPERLIGFLRQQRRIVDLDEVILCVDQSGSMATSVVYASIFAAVMASLPVVATKLVCFDTAIVDLTEELADPVEVLFGVQLGGGTDINRAVAYCEERIERPAKAHLILITDLYEGGNANELVDRLARLATRGINVIVLLALTDTGHPSYDPVLSAKVANLGIPVFACTPDQFPDLMATALKREDVAGWAADQDIKLIRPES